A section of the Humulus lupulus chromosome 2, drHumLupu1.1, whole genome shotgun sequence genome encodes:
- the LOC133817345 gene encoding ATP-dependent zinc metalloprotease FTSH 2, chloroplastic, whose protein sequence is MLSKMTAASSACLVGSSLSTHGTKPALSKDFYGRHFLPSSSLPSLSQVTKTVSIKASMEQKQHEGRRGFLKFLLGNAGVGVPALLGAGSAKADDQGVSSSRMSYSRFLEYLDKDRVKKVDLFENGTIAIVEAVSPELGNRVQRVRVQLPGLSQELLQKFREKNIDFAAHNAQEDSGSLLFNLIGNLAFPLILIGGLFLLSRRSSGGMGGPGGPGFPLTFGQSKAKFQMEPNTGVTFDDVAGVDEAKQDFMEVVEFLKKPERFTAVGARIPKGVLLVGPPGTGKTLLAKAIAGEAGVPFFSISGSEFVEMFVGVGASRVRDLFKKAKENAPCIVFVDEIDAVGRQRGTGIGGGNDEREQTLNQLLTEMDGFEGNTGIIVIAATNRADILDSALLRPGRFDRQVSVDVPDVRGRTEILKVHASNKKFDGDVSLEVVAMRTPGFSGADLANLLNEAAILAGRRGKTAISSKEIDDSIDRIVAGMEGTVMTDGKSKSLVAYHEVGHAICGTLTPGHDAVQKVTLIPRGQARGLTWFIPADDPTLISRQQLFARIVGGLGGRAAEEIIFGEPEVTTGAAGDLQQITGLAKQMVVTFGMSEIGPWSLMDSSAQSNDVIMRMMARNSMSERLAEDIDSAVKRLSDEAYEIALTHIRNNREAMDKIVEVLIEKETMTGDEFRAILSEFVEIPVENRVPPAVPSPVTV, encoded by the exons ATGCTTTCAAAG ATGACAGCAGCATCATCAGCATGCCTTGTGGGAAGTAGTTTATCTACTCATGGTACTAAACCAGCTTTAAGCAAGGACTTCTATGGGAGGCATTTTCTCCCTTCTTCCAGCCTTCCGTCCCTGAGTCAAGTGACAAAAACAGTTTCCATAAAGGCTTCTATGGAGCAAAAGCAACATGAAGGTAGAAGAGGCTTTCTCAAGTTTTTGCTTGGAAATGCAGGAGTTGGTGTTCCTGCTTTGCTGGGAGCTGGGAGTGCCAAGGCCGATGATCAAGGGGTTTCTTCTTCCAGGATGTCTTATTCTAGATTTCTAGAGTACCTTGACAAGGATAGAGTGAAAAAAGTAGATTTATTTGAGAATGGAACCATAGCTATTGTGGAAGCTGTTTCACCTGAGTTGGGTAACCGAGTGCAGAGAGTTCGTGTGCAACTTCCCGGGCTGAGCCAGGAGCTTTTGCAGAAGTTTAGAGAGAAGAACATTGACTTTGCAGCACACAATGCCCAAGAAGACTCAGGTTCTTTGTTATTCAACTTGATTGGAAATTTGGCTTTCCCTCTAATTTTAATTGGGGGCTTGTTCCTACTCTCAAGGCGTTCATCTGGAGGCATGGGTGGACCGGGTGGACCTGGGTTTCCCTTGACTTTTGGTCAATCTAAGGCTAAATTCCAAATGGAGCCTAACACTGGGGTGACATTTGATGATGTTGCTGGGGTGGATGAAGCCAAGCAAGATTTTATGGAGgtggtggagtttttgaagaaACCTGAAAGGTTcactgcagttggggctcgcatTCCTAAAGGAGTTCTTCTTGTTGGCCCCCCTGGAACTGGAAAGACTCTGCTAGCTAAAGCAATTGCTGGTGAAGCTGGTGTTCCATTTTTCTCCATCTCGGGTTCTGAGTTTGTTGAAATGTTTGTTGGAGTTGGTGCTTCTCGAGTACGTGATCTTTTCAaaaaggccaaggagaatgcacCTTGCATTGTATTTGTTGATGAAATTGATGCTGTGGGAAGACAGAGAGGTACTGGAATTGGGGGAGGAAATGATGAAAGAGAACAGACCCTTAACCAGCTTTTAACAGAAATGGACGGTTTTGAAGGTAACACCGGCATCATTGTTATTGCTGCCACTAACAGAGCTGACATTCTTGACTCTGCTTTATTAAGGCCTGGGAGGTTTGATAGACAG GTAAGTGTTGATGTTCCGGATGTACGAGGAAGAACAGAGATCTTAAAGGTTCATGCTAGTAACAAGAAGTTTGATGGTGATGTATCTCTTGAAGTTGTAGCCATGAGAACACCTGGTTTCAGTGGAGCTGACCTTGCAAACCTCCTCAATGAGGCTGCTATATTGGCCGGTCGGCGTGGGAAGACAGCAATTTCATCCAAAGAGATTGATGATTCGATTGATAGGATTGTCGCCGGAATGGAAGGCACAGTAATGACAGATGGGAAGAGCAAAAGTCTGGTGGCATACCATGAAGTTGGGCACGCCATATGTGG GACATTGACTCCAGGACATGATGCTGTTCAAAAAGTGACCCTAATTCCAAGAGGTCAGGCACGAGGTCTTACCTGGTTTATTCCTGCAGATGATCCTACTCTGATCTCCAGGCAGCAACTATTTGCTAGAATTGTTGGAGGACTTGGGGGCAGAGCTGCAGAGGAAATTATCTTCGGCGAGCCTGAGGTGACAACAGGTGCAGCTGGTGATCTGCAACAGATTACCGGTTTGGCCAAACAG ATGGTAGTAACATTTGGAATGTCTGAGATTGGGCCATGGTCATTAATGGACTCATCAGCTCAAAGCAATGATGTAATTATGAGAATGATGGCAAGGAACTCTATGTCTGAGAGGCTTGCTGAGGACATTGATAGTGCTGTCAAGAGATTATCAGATGAAGCATATGAGATCGCTTTGACCCACATCAGAAACAACCGTGAGGCCATGGACAAGATTGTGGAAGTCCTTATTGAGAAGGAAACAATGACCGGGGATGAATTTCGTGCCATCCTCTCTGAATTTGTAGAAATCCCAGTTGAAAATCGGGTTCCTCCTGCAGTACCGTCCCCTGTGACAGTGtaa